The Methanocorpusculum vombati genome segment GGTAACATAGTTGGACGAGGGAGAATATAAACCCACCGAACCAGCTCTGATACATTCACAGCTGAAAAAACTCAGCTGCGCCTCACAAACAGACAAGCAGACTGTGAGGTAACAACATAGATCATTGATACAAATAAAAACAGCAGATCCAAATTCCGGAACGGCACAAAGCAAAAATGCGGAGAAAGAACCAGCCTATGCAGAAACAAAGACAAAAATAGGGAGGATTAAAGAGTCATCATCCTGCTCAGCGCATCATACACCATACGTCGCCAGTGTTCAGAATCGAACCGGTATGTCTCGCGCGCAAGAAGAACATCACTTCCGACATCTTCCCCGGCCAATGCATCAATCCTGTCCAGCGTTGAACGCGCTGCATCCTGCACCCAGAGATCGCGTGTCTCCTGATCCACCACAAGAACCGATTCGGCGCGCACAGAAGTGAAAACTTTTCCCTCCGGCGTCGTGTACACACTCGGCTTGCCGACAACCGCCACAAACACCGGCGTCTCCGGATCAATCTTTGCCAGCTGATGCATCGCCTCCGGCTGATACGAACCCGCAGTCACAAAGAACAGGCCGGTCGGATCCGAAATGCGCGCGCGATACAGAATATTCTGATCCCCGACTTTATCCTTCTGCGTAATCGTTCCGACCAGCAGAACACGGTTACACCGCTCGCCTGTCGGCAGAAGAACATACAGCGGACTTTTTTCATCCTCGGTATCCTTAAACGTCTTCGTCGCCTCGCGAAGTTCAGCAGCAAACACACGCTTCGCCGGCTCGCGTTCGTACGACATAAAATTCGAACCTGCATCACTCATTGTTCCTCACCTCCGGGAGAAGTCCCCGCGCGATTCATCAGTTCCGCAGTTGCGGAAGGATCCAGATGAATAAACTCGGCAGACTTCACCAGAATCCTGCCCTCAAAGTCATTACCGAAACAACGCACATACCGGCCGCACAACTTTTCCGTGAACTGTGCCTGTACCTCCTCAAGTCCGAGCGGACTCTCCGAAGCAAGATCAATCGCCTGATCCATTGTCATCCCGGTAAGTGCTTCCGTAACCTCGCGGCCCATCAGCACATTGTACGCC includes the following:
- a CDS encoding RPA family protein — its product is MSDAGSNFMSYEREPAKRVFAAELREATKTFKDTEDEKSPLYVLLPTGERCNRVLLVGTITQKDKVGDQNILYRARISDPTGLFFVTAGSYQPEAMHQLAKIDPETPVFVAVVGKPSVYTTPEGKVFTSVRAESVLVVDQETRDLWVQDAARSTLDRIDALAGEDVGSDVLLARETYRFDSEHWRRMVYDALSRMMTL